In Clostridium sp. DL-VIII, the following proteins share a genomic window:
- a CDS encoding exodeoxyribonuclease VII small subunit, producing the protein MAKKESYEDMLAKLQEVLNNLETDEINLEDSMKSYEEGVKLVNKIYKILDSYESKVSVIKDDREVEFSENYGDK; encoded by the coding sequence ATGGCTAAGAAAGAAAGTTATGAGGATATGTTAGCTAAACTTCAGGAAGTATTAAATAATTTAGAAACTGATGAGATAAATCTTGAGGATTCAATGAAATCTTATGAAGAAGGAGTTAAACTTGTAAATAAGATTTACAAGATTTTAGATTCATATGAATCAAAAGTTTCTGTAATTAAAGATGATAGAGAAGTGGAGTTTAGTGAAAATTATGGAGATAAATAA